In the Gossypium raimondii isolate GPD5lz chromosome 9, ASM2569854v1, whole genome shotgun sequence genome, one interval contains:
- the LOC128032592 gene encoding uncharacterized protein LOC128032592, with the protein MYVTTIEEDTKEGYPWKLNFDGASNVIGNGIRAVLVPPNGNHYPFTSKLDFDYTNNIPEYEACIMGIRTAIERNIKVLEVYEDSAPVIYQLKGEWETRDPKLINYRRLVLELIEEFDNITFYYLLRNKNQMADALATLASMVKVNKKEDVKLIQMSIYETPAHCYNIKEEEENNDHP; encoded by the coding sequence ATGTATGTTACGACCATTGAAGAAGATACTAAGGAAGGATATCCttggaaactaaattttgaCGGAGCGTCAAACGTTATAGGTAATGGAATCAGGGCAGTCTTGGTACCCCCAAACGGAAATCATTATCCCTTTActagtaaattggattttgattatACAAACAATATACCGGAATACgaagcatgcatcatgggtatTCGTACAGCCATAGAACGTAATATCAAAGTACTAGAGGTATATGAGGATTCTGCACCAGTGATCTATCAACTCAAAGGTGAATGGGAGACGAGAGACCCCAAATTGATCAATTATCGAAGGCTAGTTCTTGAGCTAATTGAAGAGTTTGATAACATCACCTTCTACTACCTCCTgcgaaataaaaatcaaatggcTGATGCCCTGGCTACATTAGCTTCCATGGTCAAAGTGAACAAAAAAGAGGATGTAAAACTTATCCAAATGAGCATTTATGAGACTCCGGCTCATTGTTACAAcatcaaagaagaagaagaaaataatgatCACCCTTAG
- the LOC105799152 gene encoding gibberellin 2-beta-dioxygenase 8 isoform X1, with amino-acid sequence MRQMSNVGSYPPVFRQLNGGGVHPPQQMMAQLKKNNYSMEDTSTTTQEDSVPIPMVDLECLSLHKLGDACKSWGIFRLVNHGIPSTLLTKLQYHAKMLFGLSFESKQALITNPMSYFWGTPALTPSGTALNPAASTSTMNWLEGFNVPLTQLPHFHSEHPMLHCFRLLLEEYGRHLSRIATTLFESMAKNLDLDPKQSESKLDESTALIRVYRYPPRRSLAGEAWGMIPHTDSSVLSIVNQDHVGGLEIFKDNKWHLVNPIPNTLIVHIGDMMQVYTTHFIQISFIYYMAISDDEYMSVKHRVRVKKQEERLSICYFVFPAEESVIHSSKYKPFTYKDFQEQVQKDTRTLGYKVGLQRFKA; translated from the exons ATGCGTCAAATGAGCAACGTGGGATCTTACCCTCCTGTGTTTCGCCAGCTGAACGGTGGGGGTGTTCATCCTCCGCAGCAGATGATGGCTCAATTGAAGAAGAACAACTACTCCATGGAAGACACCAGTACCACCACCCAAGAAGATTCAGTTCCAATCCCTATGGTGGATCTTGAGTGCCTTAGCCTGCATAAGCTTGGGGATGCTTGTAAAAGTTGGGGTATTTTTCGTTTGGTTAACCATGGGATCCCTTCAACCCTTTTGACCAAACTTCAGTACCATGCCAAGATGTTGTTTGGTTTATCCTTTGAGTCCAAGCAAGCCTTAATCACTAACCCTATGTCTTATTTCTGGGGCACCCCTGCCTTAACCCCATCTGGGACTGCCCTAAACCCTGCTGCCTCGACTTCAACCATGAACTGGCTCGAAGGGTTTAATGTTCCACTCACTCAACTCCCACACTTCCATTCTGAACATCCTATGCTTCATTGTTTCAG GCTTTTGTTGGAAGAATATGGAAGGCACCTTTCAAGGATTGCCACAACCTTGTTTGAATCAATGGCGAAGAATCTCGATCTGGATCCCAAACAATCCGAGTCTAAGTTAGATGAATCCACTGCATTAATTCGGGTTTACAGGTATCCACCGCGCCGCTCCTTGGCTGGCGAGGCTTGGGGCATGATTCCACACACCGATAGCTCAGTGCTTTCCATAGTGAACCAAGATCATGTTGGGGGACTTGAAATTTTCAAGGACAATAAATGGCACTTGGTTAACCCAATTCCCAACACTCTTATAGTTCATATCGGTGACATGATGCAGGTCTATACAACCCACttcattcaaatttcatttatatattatatg GCTATAAGTGACGACGAATACATGAGCGTGAAACATAGAGTGAGAGTGAAGAAGCAGGAGGAGCGGCTATCAATCTGCTACTTTGTATTCCCAGCTGAAGAGAGTGTGATCCACAGCTCAAAATATAAACCTTTTACTTACAAAGATTTCCAAGAACAAGTGCAAAAAGACACCAGGACTCTAGGCTATAAAGTTGGCCTCCAAAGGTTCAAAGCTTAA
- the LOC105799153 gene encoding PHD finger-like domain-containing protein 5A, with protein MAKHHPDLIMCRKQPGIAIGRLCEKCDGKCVICDSYVRPCTLVRVCDECNYGSFQGRCVICGGVGISDAYYCKECTQQEKDRDGCPKIVNLGSAKTDLFYERKKYGFKKR; from the coding sequence ATGGCTAAGCACCATCCTGATTTGATCATGTGCCGGAAACAGCCAGGGATTGCAATAGGACGATTATGTGAGAAGTGTGATGGCAAGTGTGTAATCTGTGACTCTTATGTCCGCCCTTGCACGCTCGTGCGAGTTTGCGATGAATGCAACTATGGGTCGTTTCAAGGTAGGTGTGTTATCTGTGGAGGGGTGGGGATATCTGATGCATATTACTGTAAGGAGTGTACTCAGCAAGAGAAAGATCGCGATGGTTGTCCAAAAATTGTTAATCTCGGGAGTGCTAAAACAGACTTATTCTATGAACgtaaaaaatatggttttaagaAAAGATGA
- the LOC105799152 gene encoding gibberellin 2-beta-dioxygenase 6 isoform X2 — translation MRQMSNVGSYPPVFRQLNGGGVHPPQQMMAQLKKNNYSMEDTSTTTQEDSVPIPMVDLECLSLHKLGDACKSWGIFRLVNHGIPSTLLTKLQYHAKMLFGLSFESKQALITNPMSYFWGTPALTPSGTALNPAASTSTMNWLEGFNVPLTQLPHFHSEHPMLHCFRLLLEEYGRHLSRIATTLFESMAKNLDLDPKQSESKLDESTALIRVYRYPPRRSLAGEAWGMIPHTDSSVLSIVNQDHVGGLEIFKDNKWHLVNPIPNTLIVHIGDMMQAISDDEYMSVKHRVRVKKQEERLSICYFVFPAEESVIHSSKYKPFTYKDFQEQVQKDTRTLGYKVGLQRFKA, via the exons ATGCGTCAAATGAGCAACGTGGGATCTTACCCTCCTGTGTTTCGCCAGCTGAACGGTGGGGGTGTTCATCCTCCGCAGCAGATGATGGCTCAATTGAAGAAGAACAACTACTCCATGGAAGACACCAGTACCACCACCCAAGAAGATTCAGTTCCAATCCCTATGGTGGATCTTGAGTGCCTTAGCCTGCATAAGCTTGGGGATGCTTGTAAAAGTTGGGGTATTTTTCGTTTGGTTAACCATGGGATCCCTTCAACCCTTTTGACCAAACTTCAGTACCATGCCAAGATGTTGTTTGGTTTATCCTTTGAGTCCAAGCAAGCCTTAATCACTAACCCTATGTCTTATTTCTGGGGCACCCCTGCCTTAACCCCATCTGGGACTGCCCTAAACCCTGCTGCCTCGACTTCAACCATGAACTGGCTCGAAGGGTTTAATGTTCCACTCACTCAACTCCCACACTTCCATTCTGAACATCCTATGCTTCATTGTTTCAG GCTTTTGTTGGAAGAATATGGAAGGCACCTTTCAAGGATTGCCACAACCTTGTTTGAATCAATGGCGAAGAATCTCGATCTGGATCCCAAACAATCCGAGTCTAAGTTAGATGAATCCACTGCATTAATTCGGGTTTACAGGTATCCACCGCGCCGCTCCTTGGCTGGCGAGGCTTGGGGCATGATTCCACACACCGATAGCTCAGTGCTTTCCATAGTGAACCAAGATCATGTTGGGGGACTTGAAATTTTCAAGGACAATAAATGGCACTTGGTTAACCCAATTCCCAACACTCTTATAGTTCATATCGGTGACATGATGCAG GCTATAAGTGACGACGAATACATGAGCGTGAAACATAGAGTGAGAGTGAAGAAGCAGGAGGAGCGGCTATCAATCTGCTACTTTGTATTCCCAGCTGAAGAGAGTGTGATCCACAGCTCAAAATATAAACCTTTTACTTACAAAGATTTCCAAGAACAAGTGCAAAAAGACACCAGGACTCTAGGCTATAAAGTTGGCCTCCAAAGGTTCAAAGCTTAA
- the LOC105799150 gene encoding asparagine synthetase [glutamine-hydrolyzing] 1, with amino-acid sequence MCGILAVLGCSDDSQAKRVRVLELSRRLKHRGPDWSGLYQHGDCYLAHQRLAIIDPASGDQPLFNEDKSVVVTVNGEIYNHEELRKKLANHKFRTGSDCDVIAHLYEEYGEDFVDMLDGIFSFVLLDTRDNSFIVARDAIGVTSLYIGWGLDGSVWISSELKGLNDDCEHFESFPPGHLYSSKSGGFRRWYNPPWFSEAIPSVPYDPLVLRRAFENAVTKRLMTDVPFGVLLSGGLDSSLVASITARYLAGTKAAKHWGAQLHSFCVGLEGSPDLKAAREVADYLGTVHHEFHFTVQDGIDAIEDVIYHIETYDVTTIRASTPMFLMSRKIKSLGVKMVISGEGSDEIFGGYLYFHKAPNKDEFHRETCRKIKALHQYDCLRANKATSAWGLEARVPFLDKEFINVAMSIDPEAKMIKNDEGRIEKWVLRRAFDDEEHPYLPKHILYRQKEQFSDGVGYSWIDGLKAHTARHVTDKMMSNASFIFPHNTPTTKEAYYYRMIFERFFPQNSARLTVPGGASVACSTAKAVEWDTAWKYNLDPSGRAALGVHLSAYDAETPLSNKPSKVIDGIPRMMAFPGVAIQS; translated from the exons atgtGTGGGATTTTAGCTGTTTTGGGTTGTTCTGATGATTCTCAGGCAAAAAGGGTTCGAGTGCTGGAACTTTCCCGCAG GCTCAAGCACCGTGGTCCTGACTGGAGTGGCCTCTACCAACATGGAGACTGTTATTTGGCCCATCAACGCCTCGCCATCATTGATCCTGCTTCTGGTGACCAACCTCTCTTTAATGAAGACAAGTCTGTTGTTGTCACT GTGAATGGAGAGATTTACAACCATGAAGAACTGAGGAAAAAGTTGGCCAACCACAAGTTCAGGACTGGCAGTGACTGTGATGTTATTGCCCATCTG TATGAGGAGTATGGTGAAGACTTTGTGGATATGTTGGATGGAATCTTCTCATTTGTGCTGCTGGATACCCGTGACAACAGCTTCATCGTTGCACGCGATGCTATCGGTGTCACCTCCCTCTATATTGGCTGGGGACTTGATG GTTCGGTTTGGATATCGTCGGAATTGAAAGGGTTGAATGATGACTGTGAACACTTTGAAAGCTTTCCCCCTGGTCACTTGTACTCTAGCAAATCAGGAGGATTTAGAAGGTGGTACAATCCACCTTGGTTCTCTGAGGCCATTCCATCGGTTCCATATGATCCCCTAGTACTTAGACGTGCATTTGAAAAT GCGGTGACCAAAAGACTGATGACTGATGTGCCTTTCGGAGTTTTGCTATCTGGAGGACTTGATTCATCATTGGTTGCTTCTATCACTGCTCGGTATTTAGCTGGTACCAAGGCTGCCAAACATTGGGGAGCTCAGCTCCATTCTTTCTGCGTTGGCCTAGAG GGTTCACCAGATTTGAAGGCAGCAAGGGAGGTTGCAGACTATCTGGGAACGGTCCatcatgaatttcatttcactgtTCAA GACGGAATCGATGCCATTGAAGATGTCATCTACCACATCGAAACATATGATGTCACCACGATCAGGGCAAGCACTCCTATGTTCCTGATGTCAAGAAAGATCAAGTCACTAGGTGTGAAGATGGTTATTTCTGGTGAAGGCTCCGATGAGATATTTGGTGGATACCTGTACTTCCACAAGGCACCAAATAAGGATGAATTCCACCGGGAGACATGCCGCAAG ATCAAGGCCCTTCACCAATATGATTGCCTGAGAGCTAACAAAGCAACATCCGCATGGGGATTAGAGGCACGAGTCCCCTTCTTAGACAAAGAATTTATCAATGTTGCCATGTCTATAGACCCTGAAGCGAAGATG ATAAAAAATGATGAAGGACGCATCGAGAAGTGGGTTCTAAGAAGGGCATTTGATGACGAAGAACATCCCTATCTGCCAAAG CATATCCTCTACAGACAAAAAGAACAGTTCAGTGATGGTGTTGGTTATAGTTGGATCGATGGTCTCAAAGCCCATACTGCCCGACAT GTGACCGATAAGATGATGTCCAATGCTTCTTTCATATTTCCTCACAACACACCAACTACAAAAGAAGCATATTACTACAGAATGATTTTCGAGAGGTTCTTCCCGCAG AACTCAGCTAGATTGACTGTCCCTGGAGGAGCTAGTGTGGCATGCAGCACTGCTAAAGCTGTTGAGTGGGACACTGCCTGGAAATACAACCTCGACCCTTCAGGCCGGGCTGCTTTGGGGGTTCATCTCTCTGCTTACGACGCAGAGACTCCTCTCAGCAACAAGCCATCCAAGGTTATTGATGGTATACCACGGATGATGGCCTTTCCTGGAGTTGCCATACAGAGTTAA